The following is a genomic window from Desulfofarcimen acetoxidans DSM 771.
TGAACGGTGTGCGGGCCGGACCTGTTGCAGAACTTCGTGGTGAGCTTTTCGGGCAGCTTACTAGGGCTATGAGTGAGGCCAGGAAGCTGGATAACTTTGCGGCCGAGCCGAAGGTTACGCTGATGGATATGGTTACTTGGAAAGCCAGGCAGGTAGGCAGTACCCTCCGGAATATGACGTCCAGAGCCTGGACGGTTACGATACAGGCAAAAGATGAGGTAAGTAAGGTTGTAAATCGTATAACTGGTACTCTGAGTAGCCCTCTTGGTATGGTTGGTTTAGGTGCGGCAACCCTGGGTCCGGGTATACTGGCTGCAAATTCACTCAGTAAAGCCATTAGCTTTGAGGCGCAAATGTCAAGCATTAAAGCACTATCTGGATTGTCAGCTAAAGAAATGGCGGAAATGCAAACTCTAGCTATGAAAATGGGTGCCGATACAAAATATAACGCACTGGAGGCAGCCCAGGGTATTGAGGAGCTTTTAAAATCAGGTTTAACCCCGGCTGCAGTAAGGGCCGGTGGTTTGGAGGCTGCGCTTAATCTCGCCACTGCCGGAGAACTGGGGCTGGCGGATGCAGCTGAAATTATGTCTACAGCTCTCAATGCTTTCAAAGACGATGCAATAAAGCCTGCTGAGGCAGCAAACATATTGGCAGGTACGGCAAATAGGTCTGCCACAACAGTAGCAGAACTGCGCTATTCGCTGGCTGCGGTTTCTTCTGTTGCTGCAGGAATAGGTATGATATTTAGGGACACGAATAGCGCGCTGGGCCTATTTGCGCTAAACGGCTTAAAAGGATCGGATGCCGGGACATCTTTAAAAACTATGCTCTCGAATCTACAGCCGAGGACTAAGGAACAGATAGAACTATTTAGAAAGCTTGGCATGTTGACCGCAGATGGTGCAAATCAGTTTTTTACCGCCGAAGGAAAGCTAAAATCTTTAGATAGTATTGCGGGCACTTTGCGCAACTCTATGAAGGATTTGACGGATCAGCAGCGCATGGCATATTTGGAAACTATGTTTGGCTCAGATGCTATTAGAGCAGCCAATATCCTCTATAAAGAGGGTGCTGATGGAGTCAAAAAGTTCAATGAGGAAATGAGTAAAGTAACTGCTCTTGATGTAGCTAAAGAGAAGATGAACAATGCTGCGGGAGCGATCGAACAGTTTCAAGGCGCTATTGAAACCTTACAAATATCTGCAATGCTACCGTTTTTGCCTACAATTAAGAGACTTGCAGAAGGCGCAGCTGAATTTTCCGAAAAGATGATGCCTAAAATTACCAAGGCGACGGATAATGCTGCTAAAAAGGTTGAAGGCTTTATTAATCGTCTCTCTGAGGATAAGGCATTCCAGAAAATGAATTGGGGCGACAAGATTGTTTACGTGCTTGACCAGATGATGGCGGGTATGGATGAGTGGGTTTCTGGTGACGGCGGTAAGCAGGCTGAAAAGGTATTTACCAAGCTTGCCGAGATTGCAATGAGAGCGTGGATAACTGCCCTGGGCGGAATGGCGAAAGGTTCTGTGGATGCGCTTTTGCATGGTAATGTTACCGGAGCTGCCGGTCTTGCTATGGGTGCCAGTCTACTTGGCGGGGGCATGGTATTACGCACCGGCCTGGGTACTGGCAAGGCCGCTTATAAGGGAGTTAAATTGGCAGTCGGGAAAATTAATGCAAGAAGAGCAACAGGTGCAATGGAGTCAGTAGCGGCGACCGAAGGCAGAGTTGCTGCAATTGGAACAATAACTGGCAAGTCGGCTACAGCAACCGAAAATTTATTCAATGCAAGTGTTCCTGCGCATGTGCCTGCGGGATATAAGCCTGCAGGCAAGCGATTCTGGGATAATATCGATCTGACTAGGGTTGAGAGCCGGGATAAGGTAGTATCTCTGCAAAACACCGGAAGGTTGCGACAATACAATGAGTTAGAGAAAGTTTTTAGCAAACTACCCGGGCCTGGGACTGGTATTTTAAGCAAGATTAAGGAATCGGGACAGAGAGCGCTGCAAGGCGTTGGGGCTGTCAAGGAAACGCTGACGGCAGGGATGGGCGATATTCGAGGTCGCTTTGGCCTGCCACGTCTGGGAGATAATAAGGCGGCGATAAGTACGACGGAGGCTGTTATTTCTTCTAATGCTGCTGCGAAGGCTGCCCCTGCTGCAGTTGAGACAGCATCGGCCATGGCGAAGGCTGGTAAGGTATTTTCCGGGATTGGCAAAATGGCTAGCAAAGCCGCCTTACCCCTTACCCTAGCTGTAGAAGCATATGGTATATCCAAAGCAGATGACAAGGTAAAAGCTACTGCCCAGGCTGGCGGGGGGATGGCCGGCGCCTGGGCTGGTGGCGCTACTGGGGCAAAGATAGGGGCTGCCATTGGAACTGTCATTGCCCCCGGCATAGGGACGGCAATAGGTGGAGCACTTGGCGGCATTGTTGGCGGCATAGGCGGCTATGCTGTAGGAAAATGGGCCGGTGGTAAGACAGTTGATGCCGCAAGACCGGCACCTGCTGCAGCCAGTACCGGAGTGTCTACAGGACAGGGCATGAATACTGGCGCATATCTGGAAAGTCAGGTTTATCAGCCGTTCGCAGACATTGTTAACCGGGCAGACTCTTGGGGCCGTAATTTGATGATTAATTTTGCCAACGGCAGGGACAGTGCCGGGATGAGTATGTCTGGTTGGTTAGATAGTCAGGTTTACAGTCCATTTGCAGGTATTGTGGACCGGGCAACATCCTGGGGTGCAACGCTGATGAATAACTTCGCTGTCGGTATGCAGTCTGTAAAGATTGCCCAGCCAACTATTCCAACGCCAAGCATCGCAGCGGCACCTGTAACCGCACATGCTGCCGGGGGCATTCTCATGCGACCTCACTTAGGATTGGTAGCAGAGGCTGGGCCAGAAGCAATTATTCCGCTATCACCTGCAAGGAGAGGCCCTGCGCTGCAGTTATGGCGTCAGGCTGGAGAATATTTAGGGGTTAGCGCTCATGCGGATGGCGGATTTTTCGGGAGTATGAAAAATATTGCAATAGGTTCCTGGGGCAAGGTAAAAAGTTTCTTTAGTAACGACAGCGTACAAGGTGTTGGTAATAATGCAGAATATGCGGCTGTGGGTCTTGAGTCCACAAGAAGTGGGTATGAAAAATCTGTTCATAAAATTCACAAGAACTATGAGAAAAAAATAGCTAAAACCAGCACGATAGAAGATGCGGAAAGGGTCCGCAGAATAGCTCATGAGGCAAAAAACCTATCCATAAGGTTTAGCACAATAACTAAAACTTTATCTAGGGTAGCCGTACCTTTAGCTTTATTCGCTTCCGCAGCTGAAGTAGTTGGGTCAAGCGATAAAAAGCAAACACTAATAAAAGAGCTAGGCTCTACATTGGGCTCTATAGCAGGTGGAGCATTAGCCGGGGCAGCAGGTGGAGCACTTGTTGGGGCCGGACTCTTAACTCCTGTGACAGCACTTGTTGGTGCCGCAGTAGGTGCGGGATTGGGGGCGTTTGCTGGTCAGGCAGCTGCAAATAATATGTATGGTCGTTTTACAAAACATGCTGCCGGGGGCATTCTCACGCGACCTCATTTAGGATTGGTAGCAGAGGATGGGCCAGAAGCAATTATTCCGCTGTCACCTGCAAGGAGAGGCCCTGCGCTGCAGTTATGGCGTCAGGCTGGAGAATATTTAGGGGTTAGCGCTCATGCGGATGGCGGATTTTTCGGTGCCGTAAAGAGATTTATCAGCAATGACCATGTGCAAAGTGCCGGTAATTATGCACAGAACACTGCACTTGTAGGTAGGGCTAATGGCTTCGACGGATTTGCAGGGATTACACCGGTACCCGCCCCTATAGATTATTCTGCTCCCCCCCCTTCTGCTGTTAACGCAAAAGGGGATATTAATATAACGGTTAACGACATTACTGTAAACTTAACAACAAATGATTTAGACGAAGAAGCAGTTGCCTTGAAAATAGGTTGGCGCGTTCTGAACGAAGTTAAAAAAGCATATGAAAACAAGGCATAGAGGTGATGCCCATGGACTTCTACCTCATAGACCCCGGCGGGCCGCAGCTCCAACTACCGGTTAATCCGGGAGAAGTAACCATTCGGCGGGAAAAGCAATACGAAACGACTAATATAATCAACCTGGGAGAAGTAGATTTTCCCACGGGTGAAAAAGTGAAGGAGATTTCCTTCTCTTCTTTTTTTCCTGTCTATTATGATTCTTCATATTGCAGCTACCAGGATATCCCTGACCCCCAGGAAGCTATGAACCAGTTAACTTCCTGGGCTATGGGACGCAGTCCTGTCAGGCTTATTATTACCAATACCATTATTAACGTGCTGATACTTGTGGCTGCTCATATTAGCACTTTCAAAGGCGGAGAACCCGGGGACGTGTACTATGACCTAACCTGCCGTACCTGGCGGGAAATCAAAGTAAGGACAACAGCAGAAGCAGCTGCCCCCGCAGATATCGGAGGTGTGGCCGCAAATGAGTCAAGACCAGACCTGAAGCCGGTACCAATGAAAATAAAAGTCAAGCCAGGTGATTCGTTATGGGCAATTGCAAAACTTCAATATGGTGACGGTGGGCGTTGGCGAGAAATCTATGAGGCAAATAAAGATATCATCGGACCAGATCCAACCTTAATAGCTTCTGGTATACAACTGGTGGTGCCGGCATGATTAATCCCGGCCTTAATAAATACGAGTTCGTCCTGGACAATAAATATTTCCTTCGGGAATTGTTAGAGAATGTCACCATGGAGGACTCACTTGATGAGATTGCTTACCGAGCCACAGTGAAAATGATAATTACATCAGATTTTCCCGGCATTGCGCCGGGGCAGGAAGCCCGAGTTTCCGGGGTTCCATTTGGCGGCAGTAGCATGATCTATCTACTGCATCCTGGA
Proteins encoded in this region:
- a CDS encoding phage tail tape measure protein; translated protein: MAEQEYYRLNLVVEMQDRMRSALGRTRGTVEKFGQSLQRTRQSAQSLNQAKIEPMMRVRDNLTSQVLKADSLIKRLSLETAAPVISAQDKVSSVVSRMNTALNALDKGKFEAVASMKGPLIDEIVKAKASLAALNGVRAGPVAELRGELFGQLTRAMSEARKLDNFAAEPKVTLMDMVTWKARQVGSTLRNMTSRAWTVTIQAKDEVSKVVNRITGTLSSPLGMVGLGAATLGPGILAANSLSKAISFEAQMSSIKALSGLSAKEMAEMQTLAMKMGADTKYNALEAAQGIEELLKSGLTPAAVRAGGLEAALNLATAGELGLADAAEIMSTALNAFKDDAIKPAEAANILAGTANRSATTVAELRYSLAAVSSVAAGIGMIFRDTNSALGLFALNGLKGSDAGTSLKTMLSNLQPRTKEQIELFRKLGMLTADGANQFFTAEGKLKSLDSIAGTLRNSMKDLTDQQRMAYLETMFGSDAIRAANILYKEGADGVKKFNEEMSKVTALDVAKEKMNNAAGAIEQFQGAIETLQISAMLPFLPTIKRLAEGAAEFSEKMMPKITKATDNAAKKVEGFINRLSEDKAFQKMNWGDKIVYVLDQMMAGMDEWVSGDGGKQAEKVFTKLAEIAMRAWITALGGMAKGSVDALLHGNVTGAAGLAMGASLLGGGMVLRTGLGTGKAAYKGVKLAVGKINARRATGAMESVAATEGRVAAIGTITGKSATATENLFNASVPAHVPAGYKPAGKRFWDNIDLTRVESRDKVVSLQNTGRLRQYNELEKVFSKLPGPGTGILSKIKESGQRALQGVGAVKETLTAGMGDIRGRFGLPRLGDNKAAISTTEAVISSNAAAKAAPAAVETASAMAKAGKVFSGIGKMASKAALPLTLAVEAYGISKADDKVKATAQAGGGMAGAWAGGATGAKIGAAIGTVIAPGIGTAIGGALGGIVGGIGGYAVGKWAGGKTVDAARPAPAAASTGVSTGQGMNTGAYLESQVYQPFADIVNRADSWGRNLMINFANGRDSAGMSMSGWLDSQVYSPFAGIVDRATSWGATLMNNFAVGMQSVKIAQPTIPTPSIAAAPVTAHAAGGILMRPHLGLVAEAGPEAIIPLSPARRGPALQLWRQAGEYLGVSAHADGGFFGSMKNIAIGSWGKVKSFFSNDSVQGVGNNAEYAAVGLESTRSGYEKSVHKIHKNYEKKIAKTSTIEDAERVRRIAHEAKNLSIRFSTITKTLSRVAVPLALFASAAEVVGSSDKKQTLIKELGSTLGSIAGGALAGAAGGALVGAGLLTPVTALVGAAVGAGLGAFAGQAAANNMYGRFTKHAAGGILTRPHLGLVAEDGPEAIIPLSPARRGPALQLWRQAGEYLGVSAHADGGFFGAVKRFISNDHVQSAGNYAQNTALVGRANGFDGFAGITPVPAPIDYSAPPPSAVNAKGDINITVNDITVNLTTNDLDEEAVALKIGWRVLNEVKKAYENKA
- a CDS encoding LysM peptidoglycan-binding domain-containing protein; the protein is MDFYLIDPGGPQLQLPVNPGEVTIRREKQYETTNIINLGEVDFPTGEKVKEISFSSFFPVYYDSSYCSYQDIPDPQEAMNQLTSWAMGRSPVRLIITNTIINVLILVAAHISTFKGGEPGDVYYDLTCRTWREIKVRTTAEAAAPADIGGVAANESRPDLKPVPMKIKVKPGDSLWAIAKLQYGDGGRWREIYEANKDIIGPDPTLIASGIQLVVPA